In Paenacidovorax monticola, the genomic window GCGGCCAGCCCTTGCGCCCGCGCGGGCCCCATGGCCCACCAGGCGGCCCACAGCAGCACGAGGCTGGTCCACCAGGGTGCCAGCCAGCCGCGCGGGCTGAACATGGCCGGCCCCTCGACATGCCAGCGCGCCACGGCCACCAGCAGGCCGCTGGCCGCCAGCACCAGCACCGCGAGCTGCCACGGGCGGGGCTCGGCCTCGCCCGTGCGCGGCGCCCGGAACAACGAAGCCCGCAGCCCCTCGCGCACCCAGCGATGCAGGGGCAGGCGCTCCGGCGCCATGGGCGCGGCGGCAGGCTCGGTATCGGGCCAGGAGGCTTGAGGGTCGTGCATGGCGCGCATCATGCCACCAGCCCGCCAGCGGCCTCAGAGGGGGGCGGTACGCGCTTCGGGGGGCGGCGCCTGGGCCAGCTCGGGCTGCAGCACCAAGCGCTCGGGCGCGCTGTAGCAGACGAAGCGGCGGTTCGTGGCCCGGCCGATGGCGCACAGGCCCAGTTGCTGCGCCACGGCATGGCCCATCTGCGTCATGCCGCTGCGCGAGACCACGATGGGAACGCCCATCTGGGCCGACTTAATGACCATCTCGCTCGTGAGCCGGCCCGTGGTGTAGAAGACCTTGTCGCCACCCTCCATGGCACCGGGCTGCATCCACATCCAGCCGGCGATGGTGTCGATGGCGTTGTGGCGCCCTACGTCCTCCACGAAAGTGAGCAGTTCCTCGCCGCGGAACAGGGCACAGCCGTGCACCGAGCCCGCTGACTTGTAGGTGCTCTCCATGAGTCGCATGGCATTCACGATGCCGTAGAGCTGCGCCTGGGTGAGCTGCGCGGGCGCCAGCAGGATGCGGTCCACCTCGTCCATGAGGCTGCCGAACACGCTGCCCTGCCCGCAGCCGGTGGTGACCACCTTGTGCGCGGTGCGCTGTTCGATGTGGTCGATGCCCCCGCGCGTGGTGACGGCGGCAGCGTTCACCTCCCAGTCCACGGTGATGGAGGCAATGTCGTGCACCGAGCGGGCCAGCCGCTGGTTGCGCAGGTAGCCCAGCACGAGCAGTTCGGGCTGTGCGCCCAGGGTCATCAACGTGACGATCTCGCGCTTGTCGACGTAGACGGTGAGCGGCCGCTCGGCGGGGATATGCAGGTGCTCATGCTCGCCCCGCTCGTTGACCACTTCCACGGCATGGGTGAGGGGTGCCCGGGCATTCGACAGTGCGGGCAGCGCGGCGTCATCAGGCGTGCGGCGGGGAAGATCGGGGATGGCAGTCATGGGGGCAGCGTACACGCAAACGGCCCAGGCCCGGGCCGAGAGGGGCACGGCTGCCCGGGCAGCGTCAGGACTTGGGTGCGGCAGCGGGTGTGGGTGCCGCTTCGGCCGGCTTCGGCTCGGGCGGCGTGTACACGAAGGGGCCCGGATCGGCGCACGCGGGCGTGGCTGCGGCGGGCTTGGCATCCTTGGCCGTGCGCCGGTAGGCGGCAGCGGTGCGGTCCTGCGCGAGGCACAGCTTGTAGTTGTCGACCTTGCCGGCCCAGGCGGCCTTGGCGGCACCCTCCTGGGCCTTGGCGGCGGCCTCGGGCGTGGGGGCCGGCAGCTTGGCGTGGGCAAGCGATGCCCCCAGGCAGGCCACCAGGGCCCACGAAGCACGGCGGATGTTGGCGGACATGGCGGACCTCACACTTGTACGGTTGGGCTGGTGGAACCCTGGGCCTGGCCGGCCTGGGCACTGCGCTGGGCGGGGATCTTGCCCGCGCGGATGTCATCGGCCCAGAGCTCGTGGTGCTCGTGGGCCCAGGTTTCGCTCACGTAGCCGGTCCTCATGGCCTTGTAGGCGCCGCGCATGCCCACGGTGCCCATGTAGATGTGGCCCAGCAGCAGCACCATCATCCAGAGGGCCAGCACGGCGTGCACCATGTGCGCGATCTGCATCTCGCCGCGCAGCAGGCCCCAGCCGGGGATGAGCTTGTCGAGCACCAGGCCCGAAAGCACGACGAACACGCCGGGAATGGTGATGCCCCACCAGAACATGCCCTTCTCGCCCGCGTTGAAGCGGTGCGAGGGCACCTCGTGCCCGCCGCTGAGCATGCCGCCGCCCTTGAGCAGCCAGGTCACGTCGGCGCGGTTGGCGATGTTGTCGCGCACGAAGGTCAGAATGATGACCAACAGCGACACCGCGAACAGCGGGCCCATGAAGTTGTGCACGTTCTTGAGCGCATAGGCCAGCCAGCCGAACAGCTGTCCGCCCAGGACCGGCAGCAGGAAGAACTTGCCGAACGCCATCACGATGCCCGAGAGGGCCAGCGTGCAGAACGCGATCGCGTTGGCCCAGTGGGCCGCGCGCTCGAAGGGGGTGAAGCGTTCGATCATGCGGCCGGTATCGGGGTGCTCGCGCCCCATGGGCCCCTTGGTGAAATAGAAGATGGCCAGGGCCAGCAGCACGATGCCGAGCAGCGCGCCGCCGTACGGAATGATCCAGCGGTTGCGCACCTGGCGCCAGGCCTCGCCCGCGTTGGTCACGCGCGAGCCCGGGTACTGCACGAAGGGCTGGATCAGGTTGCCCGCCTCGGGCGCCTGCGTCACCGGCAGGCTGCTGTAGCCTGTCACGCCCTGGCCCACCTGGCGCCACATGGGCGCGTTGTTGCCGGGCTGGACCTTGGCGCGCTCGCCGTTGGTCTGCATGGCATAGCCCGGTTCCTGGCTGGCATCGGGCTTGACCTCGAAGATGTTCTGGCCCTGCACGCCAGCAGGCGCGGCCACGGCCGCCGCAGGCGCACTGGCCGCCGGTGCGGCGGGGGCCTGGGCCCATGCGGGCGCGCTGGCCACGCCCCAGGCCAGCAGCAAGGCACACACGGCATGTTTCATGGCGGTCCTCGCTTCTCTCAGTGCGTGCGCGTGTATTCGTTCTGGCCGTACTGCTGGCGGCTGCGCAGATGCTGCTCCCAGCTGGTCTTGTCGTCCACCTTCCAGCCCGGGGCCGTGAAGGGGCTCTGCGGCCCGGCATACGAAGGGGTGCCATGCTTGGAGCCCCCGGCGGTTTGCAGCCTTTCGCCGCAGGCAGTGAGCGCGGCCAGGGCCGACAGCGCCACGAGGGTGCGCAGCGCCGCCTTCATGACTTGGCTCCCACCGGCGGCTGGCCGGCCTGCTTGGAGCCATAGGCGGTGCCCCAGCCCCAGACCTCGGCGCCCTTGCCACGCTGCACCACGCGATTGCGGAAGATGTCGGCCACCACGTCGCCGTCGCCGGCCAGCAGCGCCTTGGTCGAGCACATCTCGGCGCAGGCGGGCAGCTTGCCCTCGGCCAAGCGGTTGCGCCCGTACTTCTCGAACTCGGCCTGGCTGCCATGCTCCTCGGGGCCGCCAGCGCAGAAGGTGCACTTGTCCATCTTGCCGCGCACGCCGAAGGTGCCCTGCGAAGGGAACTGCGGCGCGCCGAACGGGCAGGCGTAGCTGCAGTAGCCGCAGCCGATGCACACATCCTTGTCGTGCAGCACCACGCCTTCGTCGGTGCGGTAGAAGCAGTTGACGGGGCACACGGCCATGCAGGGTGCATCGCTGCAGTGCATGCAGGCGACCGAGATGGACTTTTCGCCGGGAACGCCGTCATTGAGCGTGACCACGCGGCGGCGGTTCACGCCCCAGGGTACCTCGTGCTCGTTCTTGCAGGCCGTGACGCAGCCGTTGCACTCGATGCAGCGTTCCGCGTCGCAGATGAATTTCATTCGTGCCATGGTGTCTCCTTGCGCCCGTTAGGCACGTTCCACGTTGCAGATCGTGGTCTTGGTTTCCTGCATCATGGTGACGCTGTCGTAGCCATAGGTGGTGGCGGTGTTCACGGCCTCGCCGCGCACCAGCGGGGCCGCGCCCTGCGGGTAGTAGGCCAGCAGGTCCTGCCCCTGCCAGCGGCCCGAGAAGTGGAAGGGCATCCAGCAGGTGTCGGGCCCCACGCGCTCGGTCACCAGGGCCTGCACATTGAGGCGCGCGCCCGTGGGGCTCAGCAGCCACACGCGGTCGCCGTTGCGGATGCCCCGGTCGGCCGCCGCCTTGGGGTTGATCTCGACGAACGACTCCTGCTGCAGCTCGGCCAGCCAGGGGTTGGAGCGCGTTTCTTCCCCGCCGCCCTCGTACTCGACCAGGCGGCCGGACGACAGGATCAGCGGGAACTTCTCGGAGACCTTGTCGGCCACGTTCTTGTCCTGGACCGACTTGTACAGCGTGGGCAGGCGCCAGAAGGCCTGCTTGTCCGCGTGCGTGGGGTACTTGGCGACCAGGTCCGGGCGCGTGCCGTACAGCGGCTCGCGGTGCTGCGGGATCGGGTCGGGGAAGTTCCACACCACGGCGCGCGCCTTGGCGTTGCCGAACGGATGGCAGCCGTGCACCTTCATGGTCACGCGGATGATGCCGCCCGAGGGATCAGTCTTCCAGTTCTTGCCCTCTGCCGCCTTCTTCTCTGCATCGGTGAGGTCGTCCCACCAGCCCAGCTTCTTGAGCAGCACATGGTCGAACTCGGGGTAGCCCGTGGTGATGTCGGCGCCCAGCGAGTGCGAGCCGTCCTCGGCCAGCAGGTTCACGCC contains:
- a CDS encoding formate dehydrogenase accessory sulfurtransferase FdhD, with protein sequence MTAIPDLPRRTPDDAALPALSNARAPLTHAVEVVNERGEHEHLHIPAERPLTVYVDKREIVTLMTLGAQPELLVLGYLRNQRLARSVHDIASITVDWEVNAAAVTTRGGIDHIEQRTAHKVVTTGCGQGSVFGSLMDEVDRILLAPAQLTQAQLYGIVNAMRLMESTYKSAGSVHGCALFRGEELLTFVEDVGRHNAIDTIAGWMWMQPGAMEGGDKVFYTTGRLTSEMVIKSAQMGVPIVVSRSGMTQMGHAVAQQLGLCAIGRATNRRFVCYSAPERLVLQPELAQAPPPEARTAPL
- a CDS encoding formate dehydrogenase subunit gamma encodes the protein MKHAVCALLLAWGVASAPAWAQAPAAPAASAPAAAVAAPAGVQGQNIFEVKPDASQEPGYAMQTNGERAKVQPGNNAPMWRQVGQGVTGYSSLPVTQAPEAGNLIQPFVQYPGSRVTNAGEAWRQVRNRWIIPYGGALLGIVLLALAIFYFTKGPMGREHPDTGRMIERFTPFERAAHWANAIAFCTLALSGIVMAFGKFFLLPVLGGQLFGWLAYALKNVHNFMGPLFAVSLLVIILTFVRDNIANRADVTWLLKGGGMLSGGHEVPSHRFNAGEKGMFWWGITIPGVFVVLSGLVLDKLIPGWGLLRGEMQIAHMVHAVLALWMMVLLLGHIYMGTVGMRGAYKAMRTGYVSETWAHEHHELWADDIRAGKIPAQRSAQAGQAQGSTSPTVQV
- the fdh3B gene encoding formate dehydrogenase FDH3 subunit beta; its protein translation is MARMKFICDAERCIECNGCVTACKNEHEVPWGVNRRRVVTLNDGVPGEKSISVACMHCSDAPCMAVCPVNCFYRTDEGVVLHDKDVCIGCGYCSYACPFGAPQFPSQGTFGVRGKMDKCTFCAGGPEEHGSQAEFEKYGRNRLAEGKLPACAEMCSTKALLAGDGDVVADIFRNRVVQRGKGAEVWGWGTAYGSKQAGQPPVGAKS